A single genomic interval of Chloracidobacterium validum harbors:
- the gcvT gene encoding glycine cleavage system aminomethyltransferase GcvT, translating into MSSELRQSPLDALHRSLGAKMVPFAGWVMPVEYGGLVGEHLAVRMAVGLFDVSHMGEILVQGRDALRFIQHTTCNDAARLVDGQAQYSGLLTEQGTFVDDILVHRFAEDTYFLCVNAANTTKDADWLTRQATGFDVNVRDVSAEYAQLAVQGPRAVALVQSLTVEDITSLGYYRFRRDVVVAGVPTLVARTGYTGEDGFELYCAPGDAARLWTALTEAGNPTPCGLGARNTLRLEAKMALYGHDIDDTTTPLEADLGWMCKLSKGDFLGRGALQQQKESGLTRKLVGFEVEDRVPVRDGYPLVADGQELGRVTSGSPSPFLKKNIGLAYLPIDKTAVGTQVFAVVRGREVPCRIVPTPFYARPK; encoded by the coding sequence GTGTCTTCTGAACTCCGCCAGTCACCACTCGATGCCCTACACCGTTCGCTTGGCGCAAAAATGGTGCCGTTTGCCGGTTGGGTCATGCCGGTTGAGTACGGCGGACTCGTCGGTGAACACCTGGCCGTGCGGATGGCTGTCGGCCTGTTTGATGTCAGCCACATGGGCGAAATTCTTGTTCAGGGACGCGATGCCCTGCGCTTCATCCAGCACACGACCTGCAATGACGCCGCCCGGCTGGTGGATGGTCAAGCACAGTATTCAGGACTTCTAACCGAACAAGGCACGTTCGTGGACGACATTCTCGTGCACCGCTTTGCCGAGGACACCTACTTCCTCTGTGTCAACGCGGCAAATACCACCAAAGACGCGGACTGGCTCACGCGGCAGGCGACCGGGTTTGATGTCAACGTACGTGATGTTAGCGCCGAGTATGCGCAACTCGCCGTGCAGGGCCCCCGCGCCGTCGCCTTGGTGCAGTCGCTGACGGTAGAAGACATCACGAGTCTTGGTTATTACCGATTTCGACGCGACGTCGTCGTGGCCGGCGTGCCAACGCTGGTGGCGCGGACAGGCTACACTGGCGAAGATGGCTTTGAACTGTACTGCGCGCCGGGTGATGCCGCGCGGCTCTGGACGGCCCTGACTGAAGCCGGAAACCCAACGCCCTGCGGACTCGGTGCGCGCAACACGCTCCGTTTGGAAGCGAAAATGGCGCTCTACGGCCATGACATTGATGACACCACGACGCCGCTCGAAGCCGACCTTGGCTGGATGTGCAAACTCAGCAAAGGGGACTTTCTCGGACGTGGCGCCCTTCAGCAACAAAAAGAAAGCGGGCTGACGCGCAAGCTGGTCGGCTTTGAGGTTGAAGACCGCGTTCCAGTGCGCGACGGCTACCCACTGGTCGCCGATGGACAGGAACTGGGGCGCGTCACATCGGGCAGCCCATCCCCGTTTCTCAAGAAAAATATCGGACTGGCGTATCTTCCGATTGACAAAACGGCGGTCGGGACGCAAGTGTTTGCCGTGGTACGTGGACGCGAAGTTCCCTGCCGTATCGTCCCAACTCCTTTTTACGCGCGTCCCAAATAA
- the gcvH gene encoding glycine cleavage system protein GcvH — protein MANYPDDLQYTKDHEWIRITGDTGRVGITFYAQESLGDVVYVDLPKVGTTVKANEPFGSVESVKAVSELFSPVSGEVIEINAKLADAPELVNSSPYDEGWMIVIKLSQTSEVDALLSAAEYEDFINEK, from the coding sequence ATGGCGAACTATCCCGACGACTTGCAATACACCAAAGACCACGAATGGATCCGCATCACGGGTGACACCGGGCGGGTCGGCATTACGTTTTACGCCCAGGAATCACTGGGCGACGTTGTTTATGTGGACCTTCCAAAGGTCGGCACCACGGTCAAGGCCAATGAACCGTTTGGCTCGGTCGAATCGGTCAAGGCCGTGAGCGAGCTGTTCTCCCCAGTTTCTGGCGAAGTTATCGAGATCAACGCCAAACTCGCCGACGCGCCTGAACTCGTCAACTCGTCGCCATACGACGAAGGCTGGATGATTGTCATCAAGCTCTCTCAAACCAGCGAAGTGGACGCGCTACTGAGCGCGGCCGAATACGAAGACTTCATCAACGAGAAATGA
- the gcvPA gene encoding aminomethyl-transferring glycine dehydrogenase subunit GcvPA has translation MRYIPNATPDQQADMLATLGVSTIDELFRGIPDELKLKRPLNLPPMASEAELTSLFERLAGQNKRPQASFLGAGVYDHARPLIIDTLVSRSEFYTSYTPYQPEINQGTLQAIFEYQTFICQLTGLDVSNASMYDGATSLAEALLMAARLTNRYRVVLSEGIHPEYRAVCETYARRAGIELVYVPLAEDGTTASVEALVNDATACVALQSPNFFGCIEDVAPVAAVAKRHQALTVATVAEALSLGLLTPPGEAGADIVVGEGQSFGVPPSFGGPHLGFFAARDRFARQMPGRLIGQAFDAEGNRGFVITLATREQHIRREKATSNICSNEGLCALVASIFLATVGRRGLQELALRNLQKTAYLKSVLTTLPGFGLRYAAPVFNEFVLTTPVPAAQIVDEFLAEDILAGLPLSRYFPERTHELLVCATENTTRAAMDDFARKLARFGAG, from the coding sequence ATGCGCTACATACCCAACGCAACGCCGGACCAGCAGGCGGACATGCTTGCCACGCTTGGCGTGTCCACGATTGATGAACTGTTCCGGGGCATTCCTGACGAACTCAAGCTCAAGCGCCCGTTAAATCTTCCGCCCATGGCGAGCGAGGCGGAACTCACGAGCCTTTTTGAACGGCTGGCCGGGCAAAATAAGCGCCCGCAGGCGTCGTTTCTCGGCGCGGGCGTTTACGATCACGCGCGACCGCTCATCATTGACACGCTCGTGTCCCGGTCGGAGTTTTATACGAGCTACACGCCTTACCAGCCGGAAATCAACCAGGGAACACTCCAGGCGATTTTCGAGTACCAAACCTTCATCTGCCAACTGACCGGGTTGGATGTCTCCAATGCTTCGATGTATGACGGCGCGACCTCGCTGGCCGAAGCCCTGTTGATGGCCGCGCGGCTGACGAACCGCTATCGGGTCGTCCTGTCGGAAGGCATTCATCCCGAATACCGGGCCGTGTGTGAGACCTATGCGCGCCGGGCCGGGATCGAACTGGTCTATGTGCCCTTGGCCGAAGACGGCACGACGGCGTCGGTGGAAGCGCTGGTCAATGATGCGACAGCCTGCGTGGCCCTCCAGTCCCCGAACTTTTTTGGCTGCATCGAGGATGTCGCGCCGGTGGCGGCCGTCGCCAAACGGCATCAGGCGCTCACGGTAGCCACGGTTGCGGAGGCGCTGTCACTTGGTTTGCTGACCCCACCCGGTGAAGCTGGGGCCGATATTGTCGTTGGCGAAGGGCAATCGTTTGGCGTGCCGCCGTCCTTTGGCGGGCCGCACCTTGGTTTTTTTGCGGCTCGTGACAGGTTCGCTCGCCAGATGCCGGGCCGTCTCATCGGACAGGCCTTCGACGCGGAAGGCAACCGGGGTTTTGTCATCACCCTGGCCACGCGCGAGCAGCACATCCGCCGCGAAAAGGCAACCTCAAACATCTGTAGCAACGAAGGCCTCTGCGCGCTGGTTGCCAGCATCTTTCTAGCGACGGTGGGACGGCGCGGCCTACAGGAATTGGCACTGCGCAACCTTCAAAAAACGGCGTACCTGAAGAGCGTTCTCACCACGCTCCCCGGCTTCGGGCTACGCTACGCCGCGCCCGTGTTCAATGAGTTTGTCCTGACGACGCCGGTTCCGGCGGCCCAGATCGTGGATGAATTCCTGGCCGAAGACATCCTGGCCGGACTGCCGCTGTCGCGCTACTTTCCAGAGCGCACCCACGAGCTACTGGTCTGCGCCACCGAAAACACAACCCGCGCAGCCATGGATGACTTCGCCAGGAAGCTGGCGCGCTTCGGTGCTGGCTGA
- the hisC gene encoding histidinol-phosphate transaminase: protein MRTLDDLIKPSVRRLAAYTLTPHRVPIKLNQNENPFGVPSAIVTETLRRIAGRDWARYPDFVPTDLQAVLAHFAGWRPDGVVVGNGSNEIIQALLTILVSPGVAVILSEPTFTVYRLMVEVLGGTVVNVPPRADFSYDVPAMLDAARRTQAAAMILCSPNNPTGVTVAEPELRAVLSGFDGLVMLDEAYHEFCNQNFVPLLADFPRLVVLRTFSKAMAMAGVRIGYGLVAPELAAELTKAKLPYNVNFFSLVAAQVAVELYDTELRPLVEQILQERERLTAAMSDVTWVRLLPSHANFHLLHTPQVTPHRLFEALLGRGILIRDVSRYPLLGEYVRFNIGTPDENNALLDFFASTHPDDFDERRRGE from the coding sequence ATGCGAACATTGGACGACCTCATCAAGCCGTCGGTGCGGCGGCTAGCAGCCTACACGCTGACGCCGCACCGCGTCCCTATCAAGCTCAATCAAAACGAAAACCCCTTTGGCGTTCCGTCGGCGATTGTCACGGAGACGCTCCGCCGCATCGCCGGACGGGATTGGGCGCGGTATCCCGACTTTGTCCCAACCGACTTGCAGGCAGTGCTGGCGCACTTTGCCGGCTGGCGGCCAGATGGGGTCGTCGTCGGCAACGGTTCAAACGAGATCATCCAGGCCCTGCTGACGATTTTGGTCAGCCCTGGCGTGGCGGTCATCCTCAGCGAACCCACCTTCACGGTCTATCGCCTCATGGTCGAAGTGCTGGGTGGAACGGTCGTCAACGTCCCTCCACGAGCGGATTTCAGCTACGACGTTCCGGCAATGCTCGATGCCGCGCGCCGCACCCAGGCCGCCGCCATGATTCTTTGCTCACCTAACAACCCAACTGGTGTGACCGTTGCCGAACCGGAGTTGCGGGCGGTGTTGTCCGGTTTCGATGGTCTGGTCATGCTGGATGAGGCCTACCATGAGTTTTGCAACCAGAACTTTGTTCCCTTACTGGCCGACTTTCCACGGCTGGTTGTGCTGCGGACCTTCTCCAAAGCCATGGCGATGGCAGGGGTGCGGATCGGGTACGGGCTGGTCGCGCCTGAACTGGCGGCAGAACTCACCAAAGCCAAGTTGCCCTACAACGTGAACTTCTTTTCTCTGGTCGCCGCGCAGGTCGCTGTCGAGCTATATGATACGGAGCTGCGTCCACTGGTTGAGCAGATTCTCCAGGAACGTGAACGGCTGACGGCGGCCATGTCCGACGTGACGTGGGTCAGGCTGCTCCCGAGTCACGCCAACTTTCACCTGCTGCATACGCCCCAGGTCACCCCGCACCGTCTCTTCGAGGCGCTGCTCGGTCGCGGCATCCTCATTCGCGATGTGAGCCGGTATCCGTTGTTGGGCGAATATGTGCGCTTCAACATCGGAACGCCCGACGAAAACAACGCTTTGCTAGACTTCTTCGCCAGTACCCACCCGGACGACTTCGACGAACGACGCAGGGGTGAGTGA
- a CDS encoding 5-oxoprolinase subunit C family protein — translation MTTLSLRVVEAGFYATVQDTGRAGFQRLGIHRSGVLDWLAPALLNTLLGNPLRAAVVEMHFPAPRLRFEQAAVLAIGGADFCPMLDGRPLANWRQYRAEPGQTLTFREPRRGRWAYLAVAGGLATPRWLGSASMTPFAGLVGVLGRPLEAGDELPLPTLARLGDNRLALSPTVLPRYTSDENCPIRIVPSAEFHNLDDASQARLLSETFVVGADSNRMATRLEGVVLRLTEPIELVSSAVAPGVIQLPPDGRPTVLLSDAQTTGGYPRIAHIITADLPAFAQRRLGQTVRFTRTTQLEAEHATSNLRQTLRRLAAAVAVTGAAHTIQKPAGAPATR, via the coding sequence GTGACAACCTTGAGCCTTCGCGTGGTAGAAGCCGGGTTCTACGCCACCGTACAGGACACCGGCCGCGCTGGATTTCAGCGCTTGGGCATCCATCGGAGCGGGGTGCTCGACTGGCTGGCCCCGGCGCTCCTCAACACATTGCTGGGCAACCCACTGCGTGCTGCGGTGGTCGAAATGCACTTTCCGGCCCCGCGTCTGCGGTTTGAGCAAGCGGCGGTCTTAGCCATCGGTGGGGCGGACTTTTGCCCGATGCTTGATGGCCGACCGCTGGCCAACTGGCGGCAATATCGTGCTGAACCTGGGCAAACCCTGACTTTCCGCGAACCGCGCCGGGGACGCTGGGCGTACTTGGCCGTTGCCGGTGGACTGGCCACGCCACGTTGGTTGGGAAGCGCCAGCATGACGCCCTTTGCTGGGCTAGTCGGGGTCCTGGGCCGCCCGCTTGAGGCCGGAGACGAGCTACCGCTGCCAACGCTGGCGCGGCTCGGAGACAACCGGCTGGCGTTGTCGCCGACGGTTCTTCCTCGATACACCTCCGATGAAAACTGCCCGATTCGGATTGTGCCAAGCGCGGAATTCCACAATCTCGACGACGCCAGCCAAGCGCGCCTACTGAGCGAAACGTTTGTCGTTGGCGCAGACTCAAACCGTATGGCCACCCGCTTGGAAGGCGTTGTGCTGCGCTTGACCGAACCGATTGAACTAGTGTCTTCGGCCGTTGCGCCGGGCGTGATTCAGCTTCCGCCGGACGGTCGCCCCACAGTGTTGCTGTCCGACGCCCAAACGACCGGGGGTTATCCGCGCATTGCGCACATCATCACGGCCGACCTGCCCGCCTTCGCGCAGCGCCGGCTTGGTCAAACCGTGCGTTTCACGCGCACGACGCAACTCGAAGCCGAACACGCCACCAGCAACCTGCGGCAAACGCTGCGGCGGCTTGCGGCGGCGGTTGCCGTCACCGGTGCAGCACATACAATCCAAAAACCAGCAGGTGCGCCGGCCACAAGATGA
- a CDS encoding 5-oxoproline transporter, DUF979 family subunit has translation MAEGLSRLARVIAHPATFDVAFALIGGLLWSYAIRIALDRCRVRRWPAVAYWFTLGVLFGCGAWLPYWIDGVLVVGLVGIEAAGGVRWQATPLPGTHSAEPGSRALWPVLTIPAITFGVAGLTALAGGDVGRGAVIGLALGGVVAVGVALVAGRFPLSTALDAGCELTEAIGPLHLLPQLLASLGLLFTAAGVGALLSDAVGRVVPAGNVWGAAAAYFLGMTLFTALVGNSFAAFSVITTGIGIPLVIAPFGLDPALVAILGLTAGSCGTLCTPMAANFNLLPVGLYGLADNYAVLRMQWRLAVILWPAHLLVFGLYVLHR, from the coding sequence ATGGCTGAAGGTCTGTCGCGCCTGGCCCGCGTCATTGCCCATCCGGCGACATTCGACGTCGCCTTTGCGCTCATCGGCGGTTTGTTGTGGAGCTATGCGATTCGTATCGCGCTCGACCGCTGCCGCGTCCGCCGCTGGCCGGCCGTCGCCTATTGGTTCACGCTGGGCGTCTTGTTTGGATGCGGGGCGTGGCTGCCCTACTGGATAGACGGCGTGCTGGTCGTGGGGCTGGTCGGCATCGAGGCTGCCGGTGGCGTTCGCTGGCAGGCAACGCCCTTGCCAGGCACCCACTCGGCAGAGCCAGGAAGCCGCGCGCTGTGGCCCGTCCTGACGATTCCGGCGATCACCTTCGGCGTCGCCGGCCTGACGGCGCTGGCCGGGGGCGATGTCGGACGGGGCGCGGTCATTGGTTTGGCGCTGGGGGGCGTCGTCGCCGTTGGCGTGGCGCTGGTGGCCGGACGCTTTCCCCTTTCGACGGCGCTTGACGCCGGATGCGAGTTGACCGAAGCCATTGGCCCGCTGCACCTGCTGCCGCAACTTCTGGCGTCGTTGGGACTGCTCTTTACGGCGGCCGGTGTCGGCGCGCTGCTGTCGGATGCCGTTGGCCGGGTCGTGCCAGCCGGCAACGTCTGGGGCGCGGCCGCGGCGTACTTTCTGGGCATGACGCTTTTCACGGCGCTGGTCGGCAACTCCTTCGCGGCTTTTTCGGTCATCACGACCGGCATTGGCATCCCGCTCGTCATCGCTCCGTTTGGGCTGGACCCGGCTTTGGTTGCCATACTCGGCCTCACGGCCGGCAGTTGCGGCACGCTCTGCACGCCGATGGCGGCAAACTTCAATCTGCTGCCCGTGGGGCTGTATGGATTGGCAGACAACTATGCCGTCCTGCGGATGCAGTGGCGCTTGGCCGTCATCTTGTGGCCGGCGCACCTGCTGGTTTTTGGATTGTATGTGCTGCACCGGTGA
- a CDS encoding 5-oxoproline transporter, DUF969 family subunit, with product MDAWLAWPAWKLLGVVMLVVGLARRWPTGPVVLGAGFITAWLAGMPLIGSARPGMLDTLGKAFVENRVITLYLLTLPAIGLAERMGLHAAMARFMGQLASVSLARVLVGFHLARVVMGALGLRLQGHVTFGRPIVAPMATAVLPRPTASSEADAKAAVAAAENYGNFFGQNLFPASAGCLLVAGVMSGAGYPVDVVKLSLCAIPIVAVSLGVGAVQFFWLERRLSRAQSAEGEADRHG from the coding sequence ATGGACGCATGGCTTGCCTGGCCGGCTTGGAAGTTGCTTGGCGTCGTGATGTTGGTCGTCGGTCTGGCGCGGCGCTGGCCGACCGGTCCGGTTGTCCTCGGCGCCGGCTTCATCACTGCTTGGCTGGCTGGGATGCCGCTCATTGGCAGTGCGCGTCCAGGCATGCTGGATACGCTCGGCAAGGCTTTCGTCGAGAATCGGGTCATCACGCTTTATTTGCTGACATTACCGGCGATTGGTCTCGCTGAACGCATGGGGTTGCACGCAGCCATGGCGCGCTTCATGGGACAGCTCGCCAGTGTTTCACTGGCGCGGGTGCTCGTTGGGTTTCATCTGGCGCGGGTGGTCATGGGGGCGCTGGGGTTGCGACTGCAAGGCCATGTTACCTTTGGTCGTCCGATTGTCGCGCCAATGGCAACGGCCGTCTTGCCGCGCCCGACGGCGTCCAGTGAAGCTGACGCCAAGGCGGCCGTGGCGGCAGCAGAAAATTACGGAAACTTTTTCGGTCAAAACCTCTTTCCGGCGTCCGCCGGTTGCTTGCTTGTCGCCGGCGTGATGAGCGGCGCGGGGTATCCGGTGGATGTCGTGAAACTTTCCCTCTGTGCGATTCCAATTGTCGCCGTGTCGCTTGGCGTGGGGGCCGTGCAGTTTTTTTGGCTGGAGCGGCGACTCAGTCGCGCCCAGTCCGCCGAGGGTGAGGCCGACCGCCATGGCTGA